The Aspergillus nidulans FGSC A4 chromosome VIII genome contains the following window.
CCATCCGCCCCTCGATGAAGAACTCATTCTCATCAAACTGTTTACTTCTTGCCACCCGTTGCTTCACCCGTCGTGACGGGCTTTCATTGGGCCGATCTAGACGGTCATTCCGgcggctgtggctgttgcCCTTTTTCCCGGGTTATTGTGCCTCGACTCGATGGAGATCGAAGCACCGTCATTTCAAGCCacctgctgcttctttctACTCGTTCTAGTGCTCTAGCTTAAAGTCCAGAGACACCATTATCTTTCACTGGCATCTCAGTTTGCGACCTAGAGTTGCTACATCCTTAAGGTACCGTTTGCTGTTTGCCCTGGGATTGCGATTCTATCTTGAAGTTGATACGCCTGGGGGTAGAATAGTGGCACAAGGACATCCTGTCAGAAGCAGAGAACGAGCCCCAATTATCCCTGCATCGATAGACGAGCAAGATCTAGTGTCTCACGCGTCGTTTTATTGGTGTCACTACTCTTCCGGGGTTGCGATATCGACTACCCACCGGATAGGAACCCGTGATTTCGCTCAAGGTCCGCAATATTGCATTATATTATCCCCGACTCATCCACCAAAGCAGAGTCTGTACTACCGAAGCAATGTCTTTCCCTCCGCGCGGGAAAGGTCGTGGATCTAGAAATAGGGGTACCGAGGAGGAATACgtgctcttcctccagggGGTGAGTTCTCTCACCTCAATATCACCGCAGCCATGGCTCACTGGAAAGACAGATCCCACCTCGCTGTCGCTGGCAAGAACTTAAGGACTTGGTCCGACAAACCGCGTTGCACATTCGTCAAGCAGTGGTCTACGATGATCACCATGGATTTCCTACTGGGCTAGGGCAAATCATcgtgaaggaagaggacgaggctTGGAGGACATACCGTAAGTACAAGATATGCTTCCATCAGGGTCAATGACTTAGAGGTGCCATTAAAGACAGATTATCCACCAACGGTTGGGAAGGGCAGAGCCTGGTGGTCACCCTTGCGCGAACGAGTGCGCCGACTCGGCCGATTGCAGGGCCTACAAAAAGTCCTACCTGTATTATACAGCCCAGCTATGTCACAGGGTATTCACCGCCGCCAAGAATGGCCCAAATCAGCGCTATACCACCCTCTCCCGTACCTACTGAGTAGGCTTTCCCACCGTCCGTGTTGAGTGTCTAGGCTAATCATAATCAAGACCCGTTGTACCCTCGAGCCCAAACTACCACAGCGCAGATTACAGTGCTATGGTCAACCCAATATATGTTTCTCACCAAACCTACATGCCAGTCTTTACGGACCCGTTATATCAGGCCGTCTCAGGTGTCCCAAACTCGCCTACCATCCAACCCTCTTTCTGCGACCCAATGGTTTTCGGTCTTATCCCTCCGTATGCCATGTCCCACCAGATGCACCCACCCGTCATAGCAAACAGCTTTAGACAGAGTCATCCCGGCACTGCCCCAGGCAAAGGTATGCACAGTTACAACGCTTATAGCAGTACCTCCCCGTCTTACCCATGCCAAAACCTGCGCCGCTGCATCCTTATCCAAAACCTCAATCCAACAGCTACAGAGCATGACCTACTTGACTTCCTGCAGGAAAGCGTTGCTATAGAGAAGTGTGAGATTCTACCGCCACACACCACATCCAATTCCCAGACCACTCGGAGCAGACTCACTGCGCGCGTCACGCTTCGCTCTGCAGAAGATGCCAAACGAGTCGTGGCACTGTACAACAACACCATTTTCATGCGGTTCAGGATCCGAGTCAAGGTTGACAGGGACGCCCCGCACACATTCTCATACGATATTGCTCCCGATCAACATCACTCGAATACAGCTGAGCTGCCTACTTCTGTAGGTAGAGCGGCTCAAATGGAGTTCACTCCGTCTCAAACTGAGACCTTGAGCCCAGACTCGGACGAACAAACTCGGAAGAGCGAGTCTCTGCAATGCAAGGTCACTGACCCATGTCCCGAAGCCAAACTAAAGTCTAAGTCAGTTGACATCTGCCGGCCACTGGTCGTTAATGGGTCTGGTGTCGGAGGGAGGACCGCCGTCGCGATCTGATACATTGCCATTTCGCTAGAAGTTTACGGTCCATGCCCTACCCCgttttttttattatttatctCTTCACTTATGTCTCAGGTGATCACTTCTGAATTGCTCCTTGGTTCTTGTCTTTAAGCTTTTTTGTCATACAGCGTTATTACTTCATATAGGTGGGTTGACCTTGACCATGTTCAGTAGTTTAGGCGTATAGATATTGTCATATATATCAAACCACACTCTTTCCCTACGGCATGCTCATATCGGTCTCATCATGCACCTCAACGCAACAAATCATTCATTTCATTCATCAGTCATCGAATGTTACTTAGCGTAGAATACATCGTGTCAATCAtttcccttcttttcctggacTCAAGGTTTTCCTCGATGGGGCCTGCGCTATAAACAAGGTTATGCCGTTCCGCTGTGCTTATACCAGCACCCGCTCGGGCCCCGAGAACCTGAACTTGACCAGTTTCACCGTATCAGTCATTCAATGGGTCAATCATCTTATCATCAAAAATCCCTCCATAAGCTGAATCAGATGCAGAAAACAAACGCAACGAAAAACAGCGATGCCATGCATAAGACGTACGAGTTTTAGTCAGCATGCAACAGACACCCGAACAGGCCGGGATGAGGAAAACTAAACAAAAAGGTCAATAAAAAGAATAAATAATACAAGAACCGAAGGTTGCATGTACAGCATTCGCTAGACTCCGAGATGCAGGCGAAATGGGTCGCGTCCGAAGCCTGGCCGGCTGGGTATGAAATAAGTGGGAAGTATTATTAATCCATCCCAGTGCAGCCCGGGGGACTGGAGCCGAATCTGAATTTGGATTACATACAGCATCTAAATTCTGATGCGTGGTAGTGTATGCGTGTAGTTGAGCTGTGGAGAATAGTGCAGGAGTGCGAATTATTTAGCATGATCTATCAGTTCGGCGTAGAGCGGTTCGGGGATCTTGCGGACAATTAGGACGGTCAGGGCGATCGTCTCTTTAGCGTCAAGGGGCGGGAACGATCGGAGGATTTTGTTTGGACTGGATTTTTGACAAGAGTGTTAGTGAGTCTGATAGATCGATTAGAGTAAAAGCGGGCAATGGATGCAAATGCAAGCCATCTTGGCTGGCTAGGGATGTGAGGGATCGACTGAAAAATCGAGCCTCTTGAGACTTCTTGGCTGGCCGGCCAAAGGTGAAGGGGGAAAAGCATAACGGGAGACTCTACGTACTTTTGGCTTTTGAGGAGGGTGTCCCTCATCAAGATTAGTTGTGCCACGATGCAGAGGATGTTCAGGTGGGGCCCGTAAGCGAACAGAAAGTCCCAAAGATGAAGGACCTCCGGTAAGGGAGGTGTACAGGCGCAGAGGGTCAGAACGGACGGGAATGCGTATAGCTTCGCTTGTAGTCctttggagaagaggtaGGCCGCGAGTTTGGGCTCGACAATCTCCAGGCATCGGtcgacgaggttgaggccTCTATGAACACCATCCATAGCGCCGCGGATGTAGCCAGGGCACTCGCGGGTGATGAAAGTATGAAAGAGTGCGAAGGCCTCAACTTCGCTACGGGCCGCGTAAAGAAAAGGTGCACAGAGGACATTCATGCCCTGCACATATATTGCAGTCTCGTTGGTGATACCAGGGCTGACTGCTGACGTGctactgttgctgctgatcatGCTGTCGGGAGTCATATCGTCCGCAGACggctcttcttcagcgatgCTCGGCGGGGTGTTGATGAGGAGTTCCATTTCACGCCTCCGAGAGGACGAACGAGTCTTGAGGTTGTTTCTGTTTTTCGCATCGTGGATCTTCCATGCGACTGCGTTGAGCAACCGGATGAGACTGGCTTCCGTGACGCGGCGTTTGAAAAGCGGATCTGTGGCTAGAGTGCGGAAGGTATCGTTGCGGATTTTCGTATACGCAGGAGAACGACCCCGATGAATGAGGGATAGATAGCGATCGGTGGGAAGGGGAGGAATGTCCAGGAGGATCAGCCATAAATAGACTCGGTACGTTGACTGGATGTAAGGGGTCAGTTGATAACGAGGCAAATGGAGGCTAAGGTACGCTGAATATTTGCTGAGGGATCATACCATGCCATCACCGTCCGCTTCTACTCTCGTTGATAGGACCAAATACCGCAACTCCTGGAGTGCTTCTTGGACATTCCCCTGCTGAGGACCGTCCCGCAATAGCGATTCCAGAAGAGATCTCTTCAACCCAATGCCGGAACCGGTCTTCCTTCCAGGTCGCCGTGCCGTTAGCTTCGGAGGATCACGAGACGACGCATCACTGTTTGACCTTGCACGGCGATGTGTTCGTAGTCGGACGGGTGATTCTAGCTGAGCCGGTTTGGAGAGCTCCTCGCCTCCTGCGGAGGCGCTATCGAAGGAGACTTGGGAGATCAgaggaggtcgagaggaGAGGTGTTGATGAGACTGAATCTTCCGCAGGCTTCGCATTGTTCGAGGTGATGGAGATCCAGCGAGAGCAGCCAGATTCAGTTGAGCTTGCGTTGGTGGTTGGGACGACATCTTGACGGTAGCCGAGACGCTGTGCTGGGAGGGTGCGAACGGGGCGGGAAACACACCATCTCCGGTCAACCAGCACCGGAGAGATGGCCCACGAGCAGTTTAAGGAGAGAGCGACGAGGTTGGAATACTTAATagatgctggtggtgaaATATTTTGGTGGCGGGCCTTTCTGCCAGGAATGCGGAGTCTCGATCTTGAGCTCGCCCACGCGGCGCCGCGCTATCTGCAGGCAGTGCTGGGCACTAACCGCTTATCCACAATTTAGTCTCCTTGTGTGCATCAACAACTTCTATTGCCACTACTACACTCGAACATAGAGCTTACTTGTCAAAGATTTCATTGCTTTCGAGTCAATGGATCTAGAAATTATGGACTACGGCTCTGTTTAGGCCGCGATGATAAAAATGGCATTTTCTGCTTTCGTTTTGCGTCAAGTGCATAACCAAACGGCTGCTTTCAAAATCCTTCAGTGGCCTCAGAGCAGGATTTGCAGAGACAGCGCCCTCAGAATTGATGCCGATAACAGCGTACATGATCGAGAAGCGAGTTTGCTCACCCTCCATACCGGCCTTACCAGCGCACCTTTGAGAAAATGCATGGCTCAGCGCTGGGCTTACGGCTCGGAGGATGGTTGTTGTTAACAAGCAATTCTCCCAATACCTGGCATCAGGCAACGAGTATGAATCTCAAATGTACAAAACATGGTGTTCGAGAAACAGGACGAAATGCCCCTACGGTGAAATGTACGCAATCGTCCTGTGTCTTTTGCTGGTGAACAAGTACCAAATATGAGGTGCTCCTAGCGAACAGGCCGAAACTAGGGCCTCATTAGTCCTTTCAAAGCCGCCAAACCACTCAATCAAACAGATGAGAAGAGGCTATTGATGACGTGGCTCTGGATGATAGGAAGATTGACCCCAATGCGCTATCCAGGGTTAATCAACAAGAGCCCACCGTCCAATTTATCAAGACGACGAGCTGGCATCAGGTATTGTTCCTACAACATCCTTTACACAGAAGAGATTCAGAGATACTTGCGGGCAAGCCATATACTAACACCAATACAAGTCCTGTAGGACAGAAGAGGCGTCGCCCTCTCTAAATGGAGCCCGTATTGGTTTCTGCTCGCAAGGTACAGAGGCACCTACGAGGCAGCATCCGCCTAAGCATTTGCCATCGTTCAGGACAGTCAGTGTCATCAAATATGATGGCGTTAGCCCTGCAAACATCTGCAATCGGGTCCAGTCAAGATTGATACTGAATAATCAGACCATAGGGATAATACTACTTTCTGGGCCGATCCCTGAGCTTTGCCTGTGCAATCACCGGCTGGATCGATGGTCGATACTGTTTCGGCTGCCCAGTAGATTTGCTTATGGAGGGGACTCTCTGGATACTCACCAAATCCTGTAGAGGAGCTGGGGATCTGATCAATGTGGTAAAGGAGGATTGGAGATGGTCAGTCCGATCTGCTGGGCATTTATATATCATTGCTCATATTGGTTGTCATCAAAACTGTCCTCAGAGAGTCAAGATCACTCTGAGATCAAACATAGACAGCAGGATGTCAAGTACCCTGTATAAATTCGAAGTTATCCGACTCTCATTGGATACTCGATTCTGGCGGTCTGCTTGGTCCTGTACTCCTGGCTGGTCTTGAGTTTAGGCTGAATGTCTTATTCAACTACCAGCCATCTTTTCTCCCCGCAGCAATCTATTCATCCATCAAATGGGATTTCTCCAAAGCCGCTGCTGTCATTCCAGTATTTCTGAGTACTCTTATATCATTGGGTGCCCAACCATCATTTTTGGAGTAAGTCCTGCCATGCTGTCCTGTGGAGtgatgcagcagatgctgagctgttgctgttgaaaAGGTATTTATCTTCCCCCGCGCGCCTCATTATTTGAGAATGTCTCAACCACAGTTGCAACTCCCGAAGCCTAACAATGCTCTACTCCGACAGTGACAAGCTCGTCTTCCGCTTTGATGACCATCTTCTCTGGGTCGAGCCCTGGAGCGAGAATGCACTCCGCGTCAGGGCCACCAAGCTCGCGGCCATGCCCGCAGAGAACTGGGCTCTTTCATCCAGACCTCAGAGTGACAGATCAGCAATTGAGCTTCCCTCTGACAAGAACGGAGAAGCAACGATCAGCAACGGCAAGATTAAAGGCGTCGTGACCAAACGCGGCAAGCTTACCATTTACAACTCCAAAGGCACCAAGCTGCTAGAAGAGTACGCCCGGCACCGACGCGACCCGACGGACCCGAAATGCAGCGCCTTGGAGATTGAAGCCCGCGAGCTGCGGCCTATTCTCGGCGGCGATTTCCATCTCACCATGCGTTTCGAGTCGCTCGATGCTAAAGAGAAGATCTTCGGGATGGGCCAGTACCAGCAGCCAGGCCTGAATTTGAAAGGGAGTGACATTGAGCTTGCGCATCGAAACTCTCAAGCTAGTGTGCCATTTGCGCTATCATCGCGTGGATATGGGTTTCTGTGGAATAACCCAGCGATTGGGAGGGCAGTGCTGGGGACAAATACGATGAGTTTCGAAGCGTACTCGACCAAGGCATTGGATTACTGGGTTGTTGCAGGTGACTCACCTGCAGAACTTGAGGAGGCGTATGCCCGGGTGACAGGGTATGTGCCGATGATGCCAGAATATGGGCTTGGGTTCTGGCAGTGCAAGCTGCGGTACTGGAACCAGGAACAGTTGTTGAATGTGGCGAGGGAGTACAAGCGGCGGCAGGTTCCTCTTGATGTTATAGTGTGTGATTTCTTTCACTGGAAACATCAGGGCGAGTGGAAGTTTGACCCTGAATTCTGGCCTGATCCAGGTAGGTTTTCCTTATAGTGAGCAAGCGAGGACTGACGGTTTAGATGCCATGGTAAAGGAGCTGCAAGAGATGAACGTCGAACTCATGGTCTCCATCTGGCCAACCGTCGAAACAGCTTCAGAGAACTACCCTGAGATGCTTGAGAAAGGCCTCCTGATCCGCCACGACCGCGGTCTCCGCATCGCCATGCAATGCGACGGCGACATCACGCACTTTGACGCCACGAATCCCGCCGCAAGATCCTTCGTCTGGAGTAAGGCAAAGTCGCACTACTACGATAAAGGCATCCGGATCTTCTGGCTTGATGAGGCAGAACCCGAATACTCCATCTACGACTTTGATATCTACCGCTACCACGCGGGCAGCAACATGCAGATCGGAAACACTTATCCCAAGGAGTATGCGCGAGCCTTCTATGAAGGCATGCAAACTGCAGGGCAGACAAACATCGTCAACCTGCTCCGCTGCGCCTGGGCAGGAAGCCAGAAATACGGCGCTCTCGTCTGGAGCGGCGACATCGCCTCGTCGTGGTCGTCGTTCCGCAATCAGCTCTCGGCGGGCCTAAATATGGGCATTGCAGGAATTCCCTGGTGGACGACAGACATTGGGGGCTTCCATGGCGGAAACCCGGACGATCCTGCCTTCCGCGAGTTGTTTACCCGTTGGTTTCAATGGGCCACATTCTGTCCCGTAATGCGACTACATGGGGATCGGGAACCCAAACCAGAGGACCAGCCGACTGCTCCCGGCGCAGACAATGAGATTTGGTCGTATGGCGAGGAGGTGTACGAGATCTGCAAGCGGTACATCTTCATTCGCGAGAAGCTGAGACCGTACACGAGAGCGCTGATGAAGGAGGCACATGAGAAGGGGACGCCCGTCATCAGAACCCTGTTTTACGAGTTCCCGGACGATAAGAAGAGTTGGGAGGTCGATTCGGAGTATCTTTTCGGGGCGCAATACCTTGTCGCCCCAGTTTTGGAGGCAGGACAGCGGAGAATCTCTGTTTACTTGCCGGCGGGTGCGTCATGGAGGGTTTGGAATGGAGATAATGGTGGCGAGAACGCAGTCTACGAGGGAGGACAAGATGTCCAAGTCGACTGTCCTATTGAGTCAATGCCTGTTTTTGTTAGAATCTAGTCATCCAACCATCCAATACAACCCAAGACAGGAAGATCCTGTCGCCACTTCTGGGCCATCACGAGACCCATTGTGGTAACTCAAATCAGAGCGAGCTCGTGCCTTGGATGCAGACCTGTGAATAATGCAAGTTATCCCTTGACATCTAGCTGTATCCGTTGTAATTGATAGATGCTAGAGCGCTGAGATAAAGTTCTAACTACCAAGGTGCTTGCATGATTCGCTGCAATCGTGGCCTCTAGAAGAAGCAATATGCGAACTATGTCGATCTATATTGTATGCGCATGCACTGAAACGGAATCCACTCCACCCACCCTATCCAACTGCGATTTCAATTGATGGACTTACTGCGCTCGGGCCCATAAACTCAATCGAGAATCAATCAGATCGCCACGATGGTCGAGTGCACGCCTATATCGTTGATCGTCGCTCCGTCGAtgggtgatgatgatgatgggccGTGGCCTAGCCCTGTGGCATGACTCGAACGTATCATATGCACAGTTGATGGTAGTAATGACCGCTGCAGGGGTTTGCTCTCAAATCATGAAACTGATTTGTTATTCTGCATTTGATTTATGGATTTGTAGGAAGTTACCTAGATTgctcgaggtcgagaagggaaCTGGACAGGCTGGAAGAATACACCGTACGCATATCTACTCGAATGTCCATGCAGTCAGTCCTGTGACGATTGACCTACGGTGATGGTTGCTAAGACCCGAACAAGCCCGtaagaaacaaaaaaaaataatcCGCGTACTAGTAGTAACTTCATAGAAACGTCGCTTAGGCATCCTTGATCCATGATCCATAACCTATAACCATGATTCGATTTCATCTTCCAGGACGGTCGTGCAAGCTTTCAGCAATCGGTCCCGGATGCCCTGGTTATGTACTAGACCTTGCAGTCGTGCGTCTGACCTGGCTAGGATCCTGGATGCCAGCCGAACGCCGTTCTGTGATCTACCGTCGTTGGCGATTGTCAGCAACTTCTCTTTGACTTCCCTTGTATACCGAAAGGTGATAAAGAGTACAAGATCTGGCATTATCCAGGGGCCAGTGAAGCGGGCCTTTCTTCATGTAGGCATGTGTATACGTAGTACTTGATGAGCATAGCATTCTATAAGCGTCAATGAACCCGCTTATAATGGAACAGAATATTCATTTCACGGGTATATCGCAATTAATGAGCAGTTCCAATACGTATAGAGTACTCTTTTTGGAGTGTGGCCTAACCTGACTCTGTATCATGCAGTCATATGGCTCATGACGTACGTACTGGGCATAGAGTGTTTTGGGGGGTGGGCGTCCAATCCCATCCAATCCCATCCGCAGCATGATCATTTGATGTGATATTGGGTTGTGCGTGCCGAATATACGTTCAGTGACGTTGCTGGAAACATCaaggtaaaaaaaaaaagcaaatgtAAAAAAAGAAACCGGAAACAGCACGATACGAACCTTAGAACAAAACGCCAACCGTTGCGGACCACGGACTTGCAAAGAGCTCAGGGCCAGTCTAGGATAGACCTGGCGCTCCCTCTGCCGAATGATCGAGTTCCATGGGTGAGTATAAGCTCGGTGGAAGACCCCACGGTTCAGCAATCTTGAGTCTGAGCGTTTGCAGATCGTCCAGGCTCCGAGCTCCGGCTGACAGCGGAGTATCTATGCCAAAGTACCATGGTTCCCATAAATCATGGTACGACAAATGAAGAACCCAGGACGGCGATACCGGCTTGAACTCTTTCCAGCTCGAGTAAGACTAGGCCACAGAATGATTGGGCGCTTGGTGTATTGGCAAAGTTGAAGGCGATAGTTGTGCTTTGGCCTCTTCCTTTCATCCCTCTGCTGGTGTAGCCGTGGGAAGAACTCGACATACCATACGATGGTTGGTCGAATACGTGATAGCTGTTTGCCGTCACTGGGACAAACAAAGGAGAACCCGCCTACGTAACCTTCTTCAATCACCACAAAGCAAACCTCTGGAATCAAAGGCCGGAAAGGGCTTCCGCCCCCCGGTCATTGGTGCTTTCATTCCAGATTCATGGAACGCCGTTCGTTGTGAGCTTATTTGTCAACGTGAGCGCCAACGCCAAACTCACGCACTGACTTGCGGCTGTCAATAGACAGGGGCGCAGACTCGGATAGGGTAAGCTCGAGCGCAGAACAAACTCAGACAAAGAACCTGCAAGCGTGGTCAACTTGAGCTTTTGCAGTTTCTGGAGGTGAAGAATTGGATCTAGGGCTGGGTTCTTTGTTGACCACGGGATCACAGATTCGGTGTGCACCAAAGCACCAAGTAGAGTTATGAGTATCGAGCTATTGAATGCAGATGATTTGTCAGCTCGAAACTTGGCTTAACGGGCAATCCGCCTCCATGTGAGCGTCAGTTGTCACAAACCTGAGGTCCTATGGAGCAGAAATCGATAGCTTGGTTGAGCTTTGGGCTCTCCACCGGTCCTGGAAGTCTGGGACGACCTTGCCCGGTGCCCTTTTGCCCTCAGCACTGGAGAGCAGTGAAGAGAGGCGCGCTCAAGGCTGGTAGCACGAAACCCGGTCATACTCGGGCTCCTCCAGATCCCTATTCGTGACAGATCGGGGTCTATGATGCTTATGGAACCATCAATGTGGTGTTGACTCGACAGACAGCAAGGTAAGAATAAAGGTCACATAATTATGCACATAATAGTGCTGTACGGTCACGGTCACGTATTACTACCGTCGTAAAAAGTAAAACACGCACGTTAAACGCCTCAGGCACCCAGGCTATGCGGCGGGCACGCCGCGGCCGAGCGATCGGGAACCACAGAGCTGAAGGTCCCCGAACGGGCAGATTGAAGCCCGATCGGGAGGCATCCAATCACAACCATGCAATTAAAGGCCGGAGGTTTCTCGACGTCGCAACCAAGGCCAAGGGTTCGGCTCAGTA
Protein-coding sequences here:
- a CDS encoding protein bubA (transcript_id=CADANIAT00002441) — protein: MSSQPPTQAQLNLAALAGSPSPRTMRSLRKIQSHQHLSSRPPLISQVSFDSASAGGEELSKPAQLESPVRLRTHRRARSNSDASSRDPPKLTARRPGRKTGSGIGLKRSLLESLLRDGPQQGNVQEALQELRYLVLSTRVEADGDGMSTYRVYLWLILLDIPPLPTDRYLSLIHRGRSPAYTKIRNDTFRTLATDPLFKRRVTEASLIRLLNAVAWKIHDAKNRNNLKTRSSSRRREMELLINTPPSIAEEEPSADDMTPDSMISSNSSTSAVSPGITNETAIYVQGMNVLCAPFLYAARSEVEAFALFHTFITRECPGYIRGAMDGVHRGLNLVDRCLEIVEPKLAAYLFSKGLQAKLYAFPSVLTLCACTPPLPEVLHLWDFLFAYGPHLNILCIVAQLILMRDTLLKSQNPNKILRSFPPLDAKETIALTVLIVRKIPEPLYAELIDHAK
- a CDS encoding putative glycosyl hydrolase (transcript_id=CADANIAT00002442), with the protein product MLYSDSDKLVFRFDDHLLWVEPWSENALRVRATKLAAMPAENWALSSRPQSDRSAIELPSDKNGEATISNGKIKGVVTKRGKLTIYNSKGTKLLEEYARHRRDPTDPKCSALEIEARELRPILGGDFHLTMRFESLDAKEKIFGMGQYQQPGLNLKGSDIELAHRNSQASVPFALSSRGYGFLWNNPAIGRAVLGTNTMSFEAYSTKALDYWVVAGDSPAELEEAYARVTGYVPMMPEYGLGFWQCKLRYWNQEQLLNVAREYKRRQVPLDVIVCDFFHWKHQGEWKFDPEFWPDPDAMVKELQEMNVELMVSIWPTVETASENYPEMLEKGLLIRHDRGLRIAMQCDGDITHFDATNPAARSFVWSKAKSHYYDKGIRIFWLDEAEPEYSIYDFDIYRYHAGSNMQIGNTYPKEYARAFYEGMQTAGQTNIVNLLRCAWAGSQKYGALVWSGDIASSWSSFRNQLSAGLNMGIAGIPWWTTDIGGFHGGNPDDPAFRELFTRWFQWATFCPVMRLHGDREPKPEDQPTAPGADNEIWSYGEEVYEICKRYIFIREKLRPYTRALMKEAHEKGTPVIRTLFYEFPDDKKSWEVDSEYLFGAQYLVAPVLEAGQRRISVYLPAGASWRVWNGDNGGENAVYEGGQDVQVDCPIESMPVFVRI
- a CDS encoding uncharacterized protein (transcript_id=CADANIAT00002440), producing MSFPPRGKGRGSRNRGTEEEYVLFLQGIPPRCRWQELKDLVRQTALHIRQAVVYDDHHGFPTGLGQIIVKEEDEAWRTYHRLSTNGWEGQSLVVTLARTSAPTRPIAGPTKSPTCIIQPSYVTGYSPPPRMAQISAIPPSPVPTEPVVPSSPNYHSADYSAMVNPIYVSHQTYMPVFTDPLYQAVSGVPNSPTIQPSFCDPMVFGLIPPYAMSHQMHPPVIANSFRQSHPGTAPGKGMHSYNAYSSTSPSYPCQNLRRCILIQNLNPTATEHDLLDFLQESVAIEKCEILPPHTTSNSQTTRSRLTARVTLRSAEDAKRVVALYNNTIFMRFRIRVKVDRDAPHTFSYDIAPDQHHSNTAELPTSVFLDGACAINKVMPFRCAYTSTRSGPENLNLTSFTVSVIQWVNHLIIKNPSIS